The following coding sequences are from one Pseudomonas mendocina window:
- the ubiB gene encoding ubiquinone biosynthesis regulatory protein kinase UbiB produces MKLLAVRRLLRIQRVIVRYQLDDLLLELPLPVWLRALSWLLPWRWLPRKPSQLSRGARLRLALEDLGPIFIKFGQLLSTRRDLMPPDIADELARLQDQVPPFPEAQAIALIERQLGAPVGELFARFDSQPLASASVAQVHAAQLKSGEEVVVKVVRPGLKPVIRQDLAWLFLIARVAEKASADARRLRPVEVVSDYEKTIFDELDLLREAANASQLRRNFEGSPLLYVPQVYWDLCRPQVLVMERIYGIPVTDLTTLADQRTDMKLLAERGVEIFFTQVFRDSFFHADMHPGNIFVSTRTPWSPQYIAIDCGIVGSLTDEDQDYLARNLLAFFKRDYRKVAQLHIDSGWVPADTKVNEFEAAIRTVCEPIFERPLKDISFGQLLLRLFQTARRFNMEVQPQLVLLQKTLLNIEGLGRQLYPDLDLWSTAQPFLERWMRERVSPLHLLRNLQQQAEQVPHLSQIARETLERLQQPEQRQQSTSGQWPLRLLGAALIAGGAVQGLAPLLVAWPAWLMLAGGLYLVVRR; encoded by the coding sequence ATGAAACTACTCGCCGTTCGCCGCCTGCTGCGCATCCAGCGCGTGATCGTCCGCTATCAGCTGGACGACCTGTTGCTGGAACTCCCGTTGCCAGTGTGGCTGCGCGCCCTGTCCTGGCTGCTGCCGTGGCGCTGGCTGCCACGCAAGCCTTCGCAATTGTCACGTGGCGCACGCCTGCGCCTGGCTCTGGAAGACCTGGGGCCGATCTTCATCAAGTTCGGCCAGTTGCTGTCCACCCGACGCGACCTGATGCCGCCGGACATCGCCGACGAACTGGCGCGCCTGCAGGATCAGGTGCCGCCGTTCCCCGAAGCGCAGGCCATCGCCCTGATCGAGCGTCAGCTCGGCGCTCCGGTGGGTGAGCTTTTCGCCCGCTTCGACAGCCAGCCGCTGGCCTCTGCTTCAGTGGCCCAGGTACATGCCGCGCAACTCAAGAGCGGCGAGGAAGTGGTAGTCAAGGTGGTACGCCCCGGCCTCAAGCCGGTGATCCGCCAGGATCTGGCCTGGCTGTTCCTGATCGCCCGCGTAGCCGAGAAAGCCTCGGCCGACGCCCGTCGTCTACGCCCGGTGGAAGTGGTCAGCGACTACGAGAAGACCATCTTCGACGAACTCGATCTGCTGCGCGAAGCGGCCAACGCCAGCCAGCTGCGGCGCAATTTCGAAGGCTCGCCGCTGCTCTACGTGCCCCAGGTGTACTGGGATCTGTGCCGCCCGCAGGTACTGGTGATGGAGCGCATCTACGGCATCCCGGTCACCGACCTGACCACCCTGGCCGACCAGCGCACCGACATGAAACTCCTGGCTGAACGTGGCGTGGAGATTTTCTTCACCCAGGTATTTCGCGACAGTTTCTTCCATGCCGACATGCACCCCGGCAACATCTTCGTCAGCACCCGCACGCCCTGGAGCCCGCAGTACATCGCCATCGACTGCGGCATCGTCGGCAGCCTCACCGACGAAGACCAGGACTACCTGGCGCGCAACCTGCTGGCCTTTTTCAAGCGTGACTACCGCAAGGTTGCGCAGTTGCACATCGACTCGGGTTGGGTGCCGGCCGATACCAAGGTCAACGAGTTCGAAGCGGCCATCCGTACCGTGTGCGAGCCGATTTTCGAGCGTCCCCTGAAAGATATTTCCTTCGGCCAGCTGCTACTGCGCCTGTTCCAGACTGCCCGGCGCTTCAACATGGAAGTCCAGCCACAACTCGTTTTGCTGCAAAAGACCCTGCTCAACATCGAAGGCCTCGGCCGCCAGCTGTATCCGGATCTGGATCTGTGGAGCACTGCCCAGCCCTTCCTCGAGCGCTGGATGCGCGAGCGCGTCAGCCCGCTGCACCTGCTGCGCAACCTGCAACAACAGGCCGAGCAGGTGCCACACCTGTCGCAGATTGCCCGCGAAACCCTCGAACGCCTGCAGCAACCCGAACAACGCCAGCAATCGACGAGCGGCCAATGGCCGTTGCGCCTGCTCGGCGCAGCCCTGATCGCCGGCGGTGCCGTGCAGGGGCTGGCGCCCTTGCTGGTCGCCTGGCCAGCCTGGCTGATGCTTGCAGGCGGCCTCTATCTGGTCGTACGCCGATAG
- the hisI gene encoding phosphoribosyl-AMP cyclohydrolase yields MNDWLDDIRWNEDGLVPAIAQDHQSGRILMMAWMNRESLALTVAENRAIYWSRSRGKLWRKGEESGHVQKLHELRLDCDADVIVLMVEQLGGIACHTGRESCFYRVLEDGTWKTVEAVLKDPAAIYSAEQRHD; encoded by the coding sequence ATGAACGATTGGCTCGACGACATTCGCTGGAACGAAGACGGCCTGGTGCCAGCGATAGCCCAGGATCACCAGAGCGGCCGCATCCTGATGATGGCCTGGATGAACCGCGAATCCCTCGCCCTCACCGTTGCCGAGAACCGCGCCATCTACTGGTCGCGCTCACGCGGCAAGCTGTGGCGTAAGGGCGAGGAATCCGGCCATGTGCAGAAGCTGCACGAGCTGCGCCTGGACTGCGACGCCGACGTCATTGTGCTGATGGTCGAGCAGTTGGGTGGCATCGCCTGCCATACCGGCCGCGAGAGTTGCTTCTACCGGGTGCTGGAAGATGGTACCTGGAAAACCGTCGAAGCCGTTCTGAAAGATCCGGCAGCAATCTATTCCGCGGAGCAGCGCCATGACTGA
- a CDS encoding phosphoribosyl-ATP diphosphatase — protein MTDTLSRLAEVLEARKGAAPDSSYVASLYHKGLNKILEKVGEESVETILAAKDAAVSGDCADLIYETADLWFHSLVMLAALGQHPQAVLDELDRRFGLSGHTEKAARQDNN, from the coding sequence ATGACTGATACCCTGAGCCGGCTGGCCGAAGTGCTGGAGGCCCGCAAAGGCGCAGCGCCCGACAGCTCCTACGTCGCCAGCCTCTACCACAAGGGACTGAACAAGATCCTGGAGAAGGTCGGTGAGGAGTCAGTGGAAACCATCCTCGCGGCGAAGGACGCCGCCGTCAGTGGCGACTGCGCCGACCTGATTTACGAAACTGCCGACCTGTGGTTCCACAGCCTGGTCATGCTCGCCGCCCTCGGTCAGCATCCGCAGGCCGTGCTGGACGAACTGGATCGTCGCTTCGGCCTTTCCGGGCACACGGAAAAAGCCGCGCGCCAAGACAACAACTGA
- a CDS encoding twin-arginine translocase TatA/TatE family subunit: MGIFDWKHWVVILIVVVLVFGTKKLKNLGSDLGETIKGFRKAMNEEEGKPAEPQTQAQPQPQTQQPLNQPHTVDVQATKVEEPSRKD, translated from the coding sequence ATGGGTATTTTCGACTGGAAACACTGGGTAGTCATCCTGATCGTCGTGGTGCTGGTGTTCGGCACCAAGAAACTGAAGAACCTCGGCTCCGACCTCGGCGAAACCATCAAGGGCTTCCGCAAGGCGATGAACGAGGAAGAAGGCAAGCCGGCCGAGCCGCAAACCCAGGCTCAACCTCAGCCGCAAACGCAACAGCCGCTGAACCAGCCTCACACCGTGGACGTTCAGGCGACCAAGGTCGAAGAGCCCTCCCGCAAGGACTGA
- the tatB gene encoding Sec-independent protein translocase protein TatB: MFGISFSELLLVALIALLVLGPERLPGAARTAGLWIGRIKRSFNAIKTEVEREIGADEIRRQLHNEQILQLEREMQATKNDLMGQKPADSEQPATAQAQAAEQPPAEPQPAPSQQQPTTASSQDNTPKP; the protein is encoded by the coding sequence ATGTTCGGTATCAGTTTCAGCGAACTGCTGCTGGTCGCCCTGATCGCCCTGCTGGTGCTTGGTCCCGAGCGCCTGCCGGGTGCTGCGCGTACGGCTGGTCTGTGGATAGGCCGCATCAAACGCAGCTTCAACGCGATCAAGACGGAAGTCGAAAGGGAAATCGGTGCCGACGAGATTCGTCGCCAGTTGCACAACGAGCAGATCCTGCAACTGGAGCGGGAAATGCAGGCCACCAAGAACGACTTGATGGGACAGAAGCCGGCCGACAGTGAGCAGCCTGCAACCGCACAGGCGCAAGCCGCTGAACAGCCGCCAGCCGAACCGCAGCCCGCCCCATCCCAGCAGCAGCCGACCACTGCGTCCAGCCAGGACAATACGCCGAAACCATGA
- the tatC gene encoding twin-arginine translocase subunit TatC, with protein MSRLPENDQEMPLVSHLTELRTRLLRCVGAIFLIFFSLFYFAQTIYTLVSAPLRKYLPEGATMIATDVASPFLTPFKLTMIVALFLAMPVILHQVWGFIAPGLYKHEKRIAVPLLVSSIILFYSGMAFAYFLVFPIIFHFFASVTPEGVSMMTDIASYLDFVMTLFFAFGVAFEIPVAVVLLIWIGVVDVEYLRKIRPYVIIGCFVVGMILTPPDIFSQTLLAVPMWLLFELGILAGSLIRKRQREQDDEDETPSDQPPAPLS; from the coding sequence ATGAGCCGCCTGCCTGAAAACGACCAGGAGATGCCCCTGGTCTCGCACCTGACCGAACTGCGTACCCGATTGCTACGCTGCGTGGGTGCGATATTCCTGATCTTCTTCAGCCTGTTCTACTTCGCTCAGACCATCTACACCCTGGTCTCCGCGCCGCTGCGCAAGTACCTGCCGGAAGGCGCAACGATGATCGCCACCGACGTGGCCTCTCCGTTCCTGACGCCATTCAAGCTGACCATGATCGTGGCGCTGTTCCTGGCCATGCCGGTGATCCTGCACCAGGTCTGGGGCTTCATCGCGCCCGGCCTGTACAAGCACGAAAAGCGCATCGCCGTACCGCTGCTGGTATCGAGCATCATCCTGTTCTACAGCGGCATGGCCTTCGCCTACTTCCTGGTGTTCCCGATCATCTTCCACTTCTTCGCCAGCGTAACGCCCGAAGGCGTGTCGATGATGACCGATATCGCCAGCTACCTCGACTTCGTGATGACGCTGTTCTTCGCCTTCGGCGTGGCGTTCGAGATCCCGGTGGCGGTCGTGCTGCTGATCTGGATCGGCGTGGTCGACGTCGAGTACCTGCGCAAGATCCGCCCCTATGTCATTATCGGCTGCTTCGTGGTCGGCATGATCCTCACTCCGCCGGACATCTTCTCGCAGACCCTGCTGGCCGTGCCCATGTGGTTGCTGTTCGAATTGGGCATCCTGGCCGGCAGCCTGATCCGCAAGCGCCAGCGCGAGCAGGATGATGAAGACGAAACCCCATCCGACCAGCCGCCTGCACCGCTGTCTTGA
- a CDS encoding 16S rRNA (uracil(1498)-N(3))-methyltransferase, translating into MNLLLLEDADFVSAGRARLSGRRLKHLNEVHRAQAGDSLRVGLLGGQMGQGRLLRLDDEHAELEVELNQAPPSKLPLTLVLALPRPKMLKRVLQTVAAMGVPRLVLVNSYRVEKSFWQTPFLEVDAIREQLILGLEQARDTVLPEVSIEKRFKPFVEDRLPALATNTLGLVGHPGDYPTCPRAVEQPVTLAIGPEGGWIPYEVELLKQAAGLQPVQLGERILRVETAVPVLLARLF; encoded by the coding sequence TTGAACCTGTTGCTGCTGGAAGACGCTGACTTCGTCAGCGCTGGCCGCGCCCGTCTTAGCGGGCGCCGGCTCAAACACCTCAATGAAGTCCATCGCGCACAAGCTGGCGACAGCCTGCGCGTCGGGCTGCTGGGCGGCCAGATGGGTCAAGGTCGTCTGCTCAGACTAGATGATGAGCACGCAGAGCTCGAGGTCGAGCTGAACCAGGCGCCACCCTCCAAGCTGCCGCTGACCCTGGTGCTCGCCCTGCCACGACCGAAGATGCTCAAGCGCGTGCTGCAGACCGTAGCCGCCATGGGCGTACCACGGCTGGTGCTGGTCAATAGCTATCGGGTGGAAAAGAGCTTCTGGCAGACACCGTTCCTCGAGGTCGACGCCATTCGCGAACAGCTGATCCTCGGCCTCGAACAGGCGCGCGATACCGTGCTGCCTGAGGTAAGCATCGAGAAACGCTTCAAACCCTTCGTCGAGGATCGACTGCCGGCACTGGCAACGAACACATTGGGCCTGGTCGGCCACCCTGGCGATTACCCTACCTGCCCACGCGCCGTCGAGCAGCCCGTGACCCTGGCCATTGGCCCGGAAGGTGGCTGGATTCCCTACGAAGTGGAGTTGCTGAAACAGGCGGCAGGGCTGCAGCCCGTGCAGCTCGGCGAACGTATCCTGCGCGTGGAAACCGCCGTGCCGGTGCTGTTGGCGCGGCTGTTCTAG
- the dtd gene encoding D-aminoacyl-tRNA deacylase, with protein sequence MKLLIQRVSSAWVEVAGEVVGSIDQGLLALVGIEPQDDQASLIRALHRLLNYRVFSDDAGKMNRSLKDVGGGLLLVSQFTLAADTKSGMRPSFSSAAPPAQGAELFEALVEQARTQHPQVACGRFGADMQVHLVNDGPVTFLLEV encoded by the coding sequence ATGAAACTGCTGATCCAGCGTGTCAGTAGCGCGTGGGTCGAGGTGGCAGGTGAGGTGGTTGGCAGCATCGATCAGGGCTTGTTGGCGCTGGTCGGTATCGAGCCGCAGGACGACCAGGCTAGCCTGATCCGCGCCCTGCACAGGTTGCTGAACTATCGGGTATTCAGCGATGACGCCGGCAAGATGAATCGGTCGCTGAAAGATGTTGGCGGTGGTCTGCTATTGGTGTCGCAGTTCACCCTGGCTGCTGATACCAAGAGCGGTATGCGCCCCAGTTTCTCCAGTGCTGCGCCGCCGGCTCAGGGTGCCGAGTTGTTCGAAGCGTTGGTCGAGCAGGCCAGAACCCAGCATCCGCAGGTAGCCTGTGGTCGCTTCGGCGCCGACATGCAGGTGCACCTGGTCAACGACGGGCCGGTGACTTTCCTGCTGGAAGTTTGA
- the pip gene encoding prolyl aminopeptidase: MQTLYPEIKPYARHELAVEPPHVLYVDESGSADGLPVLFIHGGPGAGCDAASRRYFDPALYRIVTFDQRGCGRSTPHASLENNTTQALIADIERIREYLGIDKFVLFGGSWGSTLALAYAQTHPQRVHGLILRGIFLCRPQELSWFYQEGASRLFPDYWEDYVAPIPVEERGDLMQAFYKRLTGADQIAQMHAAKAWSTWEGRTATLRPNSQVVDRFSDAHRALSIARIECHYFVNDAFLEPNQLLRDMPKIAHLPGIIVHGRYDVICPLDNAWALHHAWPNSELQIIRDAGHSAAEPGITDALVRAADVLARRLLDLPLEDA; this comes from the coding sequence ATGCAGACTTTGTATCCGGAGATCAAACCCTACGCCCGCCATGAGCTGGCGGTCGAGCCGCCGCACGTGCTCTACGTCGACGAGAGCGGCTCGGCGGATGGATTGCCGGTACTGTTCATCCATGGTGGCCCTGGCGCAGGTTGCGATGCGGCCAGCCGTCGCTATTTCGATCCGGCCCTGTATCGTATCGTCACCTTCGACCAGCGTGGTTGCGGTCGTTCCACTCCGCACGCCAGCCTGGAGAACAACACCACACAGGCCTTGATCGCTGATATCGAACGTATCCGCGAGTACCTGGGCATCGACAAGTTCGTGCTGTTCGGCGGCTCCTGGGGCTCTACCCTGGCGTTGGCGTATGCCCAGACGCATCCGCAGCGCGTGCATGGGCTGATCCTGCGCGGCATCTTCCTGTGCCGGCCGCAGGAGCTCAGCTGGTTCTATCAGGAAGGCGCCAGCCGCCTGTTCCCAGATTATTGGGAGGACTACGTCGCGCCTATCCCGGTAGAAGAGCGCGGCGATCTGATGCAGGCCTTCTACAAGCGTCTGACCGGCGCCGACCAGATCGCCCAGATGCACGCTGCCAAGGCCTGGTCCACCTGGGAAGGGCGCACGGCCACGCTGCGGCCCAACAGCCAGGTGGTCGATCGCTTCAGTGACGCCCATCGCGCATTGTCCATTGCCCGTATCGAATGCCACTACTTCGTCAATGACGCCTTTCTCGAGCCCAACCAACTGCTGCGGGACATGCCCAAGATCGCCCATTTGCCCGGGATCATCGTGCATGGCCGCTACGACGTCATCTGTCCGCTGGACAACGCCTGGGCCCTGCACCACGCCTGGCCGAACAGCGAGCTGCAGATCATCCGCGATGCGGGCCACTCGGCGGCCGAGCCGGGCATCACCGATGCACTGGTGCGTGCGGCTGATGTACTGGCGCGACGCTTGCTCGATCTCCCCCTGGAGGATGCATGA
- a CDS encoding lipocalin family protein — MRSILIASAFLALAGCANSGTGRIPMEPPQTMQVDLQRYQGTWYELARLPMFFQRNCVQSEAHYGLRDDGRIDVTNRCRDEDGEWQEAKGTAEPQVEGRTDKLWVRFDNWASKLLPIKGDYWVIYHDEDYRVALVGHPERKYLWLLSRTPEVDQETRDKLLSVAREQGYTTSDLIWRKAD; from the coding sequence ATGCGTTCGATCCTTATTGCCAGTGCCTTTCTCGCACTGGCTGGCTGTGCCAATTCCGGTACCGGCCGTATTCCGATGGAGCCGCCGCAAACCATGCAGGTCGACCTGCAGCGTTATCAGGGCACCTGGTACGAGTTGGCGCGTTTGCCGATGTTCTTCCAGCGCAACTGCGTGCAGTCCGAAGCGCACTATGGTCTGCGTGACGATGGCCGTATCGATGTGACCAACCGTTGCCGTGACGAGGACGGCGAGTGGCAGGAGGCCAAGGGCACCGCCGAGCCTCAGGTCGAGGGCCGAACCGACAAACTCTGGGTGCGCTTCGACAACTGGGCCAGCAAGCTGCTGCCGATCAAGGGCGACTATTGGGTGATCTACCACGACGAGGATTACCGTGTGGCGTTGGTCGGCCATCCAGAGCGCAAGTACCTCTGGCTGCTATCGCGCACGCCGGAGGTGGATCAGGAAACCCGTGACAAACTGCTGTCGGTCGCCCGTGAGCAGGGGTACACCACCAGCGACCTGATTTGGCGCAAAGCCGATTGA
- the bamE gene encoding outer membrane protein assembly factor BamE yields the protein MSMRIVALLACCLLAACSKINQENYSKLKAGMSKQEVESLLGAPGECAGALGMTSCTWGDDKAYISVQYAGDKVMLFSGKGLK from the coding sequence ATGTCGATGCGTATCGTCGCGTTGCTTGCCTGCTGTCTGTTGGCCGCCTGCAGCAAGATCAATCAGGAAAACTACTCCAAGCTCAAGGCCGGTATGAGTAAGCAGGAGGTGGAAAGCCTGCTCGGTGCGCCGGGTGAATGTGCCGGGGCGCTGGGAATGACCAGTTGTACCTGGGGCGACGACAAGGCTTATATCAGCGTTCAGTATGCCGGGGACAAGGTGATGCTGTTCTCCGGCAAAGGGCTCAAATAA
- a CDS encoding DUF924 family protein — translation MQPWQPLLDWWFGADHGTASEVAAARQQLWFGKRESQDREASERFGALVELALAGELQGWRESPQGWLALLILLDQLPRMIFRDTPRAFAGDVLARPLLHDGLVSGVDRVLMPIQRVFVYLIFEHAEELALQDRAVELFRQLLDEADDDEHALFANYLDFAERHRQVIARFGRFPHRNVILGRVSSAQERAFLREPGSRF, via the coding sequence ATGCAACCCTGGCAGCCGCTGCTCGACTGGTGGTTCGGTGCTGATCACGGCACTGCCTCCGAGGTGGCAGCGGCGCGCCAGCAACTCTGGTTCGGCAAGCGCGAAAGTCAGGATCGTGAAGCCAGCGAGCGTTTTGGCGCGTTGGTCGAACTGGCTCTGGCTGGTGAGCTGCAAGGCTGGAGAGAAAGCCCTCAGGGCTGGCTGGCGTTGCTGATCCTGCTCGATCAGTTGCCGCGTATGATCTTTCGCGATACGCCGCGCGCCTTCGCTGGCGACGTCTTGGCACGGCCGTTGTTGCACGATGGACTGGTGAGTGGTGTGGATCGTGTGCTGATGCCGATCCAGCGAGTGTTCGTCTATCTGATCTTCGAGCATGCCGAAGAGCTGGCGCTGCAGGATCGCGCGGTCGAGCTTTTTCGCCAATTGCTGGACGAAGCCGATGACGATGAACACGCGCTGTTCGCCAACTATCTCGACTTTGCCGAGCGTCATCGGCAGGTGATCGCCCGCTTTGGTCGTTTCCCCCATCGCAATGTCATTCTCGGTCGCGTTTCCTCTGCGCAAGAACGGGCCTTCCTGCGGGAACCTGGCTCGCGTTTCTGA
- a CDS encoding class 1 fructose-bisphosphatase: MSRVTLSRYLIEQTRSHNTPADLRFLIEVVARACKAISHQVSKGALGGVLGSLDSENVQGEVQKKLDVISNEILLEANEWGGHLAGMASEEMDNAYQIPGKYPKGAYLLVFDPLDGSSNIDVNVSVGTIFSVLRCPDRNGQTGDLGEEAFLQPGTQQVAAGYAIYGPQTMLMLTMGDGVKGFTLDRELGSFVLTHDNIKVPESTKEFAINMSNQRHWEAPVQRYVSELLAGETGPLGRNYNMRWIASMVADVHRILTRGGVFMYPRDAREPDKPGKLRLMYEANPMSMIIEQAGGAATDGSQRILDIQPTSLHQRVPVFLGSKEEVLRITAYHRN, from the coding sequence ATGTCCCGCGTCACCCTGAGCCGCTACCTGATCGAGCAGACTCGCAGCCATAACACCCCGGCCGACCTGCGCTTCCTTATCGAAGTCGTGGCGCGGGCCTGCAAGGCGATCAGCCATCAGGTTTCCAAGGGCGCCCTTGGCGGCGTGTTGGGCAGCCTGGACAGCGAGAACGTGCAGGGTGAAGTGCAGAAGAAACTCGACGTGATCTCCAATGAAATCCTGCTCGAGGCCAACGAGTGGGGCGGCCACCTGGCCGGCATGGCTTCCGAGGAAATGGACAACGCCTACCAGATCCCCGGCAAGTACCCGAAAGGTGCCTACCTGCTGGTATTCGATCCGCTGGACGGCTCCAGCAATATCGACGTCAACGTCTCAGTAGGCACCATCTTTTCCGTGTTGCGCTGCCCTGATCGTAACGGCCAGACCGGCGACCTGGGCGAGGAGGCCTTCCTTCAGCCGGGTACCCAGCAGGTCGCTGCCGGTTACGCCATCTACGGCCCGCAGACCATGTTGATGCTGACCATGGGCGATGGCGTGAAGGGCTTCACCCTGGATCGTGAGCTCGGCAGCTTCGTGCTCACCCACGACAACATCAAGGTGCCTGAGTCGACCAAGGAATTCGCCATCAACATGTCCAACCAGCGCCACTGGGAAGCCCCGGTGCAGCGCTACGTTTCCGAGCTGCTGGCTGGTGAGACCGGGCCGCTGGGGCGTAACTACAACATGCGCTGGATCGCCTCGATGGTGGCTGACGTGCACCGCATCCTCACCCGCGGTGGCGTGTTCATGTACCCGCGTGACGCCCGTGAGCCGGACAAGCCGGGCAAGCTGCGCCTGATGTACGAGGCCAATCCGATGTCGATGATCATCGAGCAGGCTGGCGGTGCCGCCACCGACGGCAGCCAGCGTATTCTCGATATCCAGCCCACTTCCCTGCACCAGCGCGTGCCTGTATTCCTCGGTTCGAAGGAAGAAGTACTGCGCATCACTGCCTACCACCGCAACTGA
- a CDS encoding histidine kinase N-terminal 7TM domain-containing protein: MQACLAPGWSPSPPVLVTLLVCFGVILLAHWMTRQRDFPGRDSFILLHLSSLWWMACASLELSVTSAECKMFLSGMAWLGILFTPTFWAVFLWQYVNSVRTPVPRAAVLALSLMPLLVWIIAMSNPWHGLFYLASSGPIDDSPGAPVRYRHGPLFYATAVYVYLLMAFCMGVVVRAAVLSQGLHRRHYLGFVLVTAAPWTANVAYVVFGWTVFGVDPTPFCFAFTLVAFAWLILGVRLFDLLPVARHLLLEALIDPVLVVDPRGRVIEANPAALKLAGLQQGWQGRALIDWPVFGADLQRLLEQHEGDASEQMLTLTSAARYYEVRVRGIERTTRNGPVLLGRMLYIRDVTLRHLAELKLAEALALSEERLSTISSLHEQLREQALCDPLTGLYNRRYLDEFFARELARAQREKLPLALALIDLDHFKRLNDECGHLVGDDVLKAVAQHLLDNLRSTDAVFRIGGEEFLLILPGADSEEARHRLQNICSQLADQEIATRGGHQRVTLSAGLAHWPQQGQALDELLQAADAALYQAKRGGRNRVCCLASNVEVGHPSR, translated from the coding sequence ATGCAAGCCTGCCTGGCGCCGGGATGGTCGCCTTCACCTCCCGTTCTCGTCACCTTGCTGGTGTGCTTCGGGGTTATCCTGCTCGCTCACTGGATGACTCGCCAGCGCGACTTTCCAGGGCGTGACAGCTTTATCCTGCTGCACCTCTCCAGCCTTTGGTGGATGGCCTGTGCTTCGCTGGAACTGAGCGTGACGTCGGCCGAGTGCAAGATGTTTCTCTCCGGCATGGCCTGGCTGGGCATCCTGTTCACGCCGACGTTCTGGGCCGTGTTTCTCTGGCAGTACGTCAACAGCGTGCGTACGCCGGTGCCGCGCGCTGCTGTCCTGGCGCTGAGCCTGATGCCGCTGCTGGTGTGGATCATCGCGATGAGCAATCCCTGGCATGGCCTTTTCTACCTGGCCAGCAGCGGCCCGATCGACGACAGCCCAGGGGCTCCGGTGCGTTATCGGCATGGCCCGCTGTTCTATGCCACTGCGGTGTACGTCTACCTGTTGATGGCCTTCTGCATGGGGGTAGTGGTGCGGGCAGCGGTACTCAGCCAGGGGCTGCATCGACGCCACTATCTGGGGTTCGTCCTGGTCACAGCGGCACCCTGGACGGCCAACGTCGCCTACGTCGTGTTTGGCTGGACGGTCTTTGGCGTCGATCCCACACCCTTCTGTTTCGCCTTCACGCTGGTCGCTTTCGCCTGGTTGATCCTTGGTGTGCGCTTGTTCGACCTGTTGCCAGTGGCTCGTCACCTGCTGCTGGAGGCGTTGATCGATCCGGTGCTGGTGGTCGACCCGCGTGGTCGGGTGATCGAGGCCAACCCAGCGGCGCTGAAACTGGCTGGTCTGCAACAGGGCTGGCAGGGGCGAGCGCTGATCGACTGGCCGGTGTTCGGCGCCGATTTGCAGCGGTTGCTCGAGCAGCACGAAGGTGATGCGAGCGAGCAAATGCTCACCCTGACCAGCGCCGCACGTTATTACGAAGTGCGCGTGCGCGGGATCGAGCGCACCACGCGCAATGGCCCGGTGCTGCTTGGGCGCATGCTCTACATCCGCGATGTCACGCTGCGACACTTGGCCGAACTCAAGCTGGCCGAGGCGTTGGCGCTCAGCGAAGAGCGCCTGAGCACCATCTCCAGCCTGCATGAGCAACTGCGCGAGCAGGCGCTGTGCGACCCGCTCACCGGGCTTTATAACCGGCGCTACTTGGACGAATTCTTCGCCCGTGAACTGGCGCGGGCCCAGCGCGAGAAGCTCCCGTTGGCCCTGGCGTTGATCGATCTCGACCACTTCAAGCGACTCAACGACGAGTGCGGTCACCTGGTAGGTGACGATGTGCTCAAGGCCGTGGCTCAACACCTGCTGGACAACCTGCGCAGCACGGATGCGGTGTTCCGCATTGGTGGCGAGGAGTTTCTGCTGATATTGCCGGGTGCCGATTCCGAAGAGGCTCGGCATCGCTTGCAGAACATCTGCTCGCAATTGGCGGATCAGGAGATCGCTACCCGTGGCGGGCATCAGCGCGTGACGCTGTCGGCTGGTCTGGCCCATTGGCCTCAGCAAGGGCAGGCGCTGGATGAGTTGTTGCAGGCCGCCGATGCGGCGCTCTACCAGGCCAAGCGTGGTGGGCGTAACCGGGTCTGTTGTCTGGCCTCGAACGTTGAGGTCGGCCATCCATCCCGCTAG